A region of Toxorhynchites rutilus septentrionalis strain SRP chromosome 1, ASM2978413v1, whole genome shotgun sequence DNA encodes the following proteins:
- the LOC129774118 gene encoding NADH-quinone oxidoreductase subunit I-like, which translates to MALVRIFSLAKQAAVPFCTCNSAQRPRDIKPTEFYYVNNKEPSMEIADLTDRAAQKLFFTELMRGAAVTLGKVFTEPATINYPFEKAPLSPRFRGEHALRRYPSGEERCIACKLCEAICPAQAITIEAEERADGSRRTTRYDIDMTKCIYCGYCQEACPVDAIVEGPNFEFSTETREELFYNKEKLLENGDKWESEIASNINADYLYR; encoded by the exons ATGGCCCTCGTTAGGATTTTTTCGCTTGCTAAGCAAG CGGCGGTTCCGTTTTGCACTTGCAACAGTGCCCAACGGCCTCGAGATATCAAACCAACCGAGTTCTACTACGTGAATAACAAGGAGCCTAGTATGGAAATAGCCGATCTTACGGATCGTGCTGCACAGAAACTTTTCTTCACGGAGCTAATGCGAGGGGCTGCCGTCACGCTGGGGAAAGTCTTCACGGAACCGGCCACTATCAATTATCCCTTCGAGAAGGCTCCCCTGAGTCCACGGTTCCGCGGGGAGCACGCGCTGCGGCGGTACCCAAGTGGGGAGGAACGATGCATTGCCTGTAAGCTGTGCGAGGCAATCTGTCCGGCTCAGGCCATCACAATCGAGGCAGAGGAACGTGCGGATGGGAGCAGGCGGACCACTCGGTACGACATCGATATGACCAAATGTATCTATTGTGGTTATTGTCAG GAGGCTTGTCCAGTCGATGCTATCGTTGAGGGGCCGAACTTTGAGTTCTCGACAGAGACACGCGAAGAGTTGTTCTACAACAAGGAAAAGCTGTTGGAGAATGGTGATAAATGGGAATCTGAAATTGCGTCCAACATCAATGCGGACTATTTGTATCGTTGA